AACCCTAAAGGCATTTAGCTTGTGGAGTTTACTTGACTTGCTGGACGAAACTTCTCCTGCAAAACACCGTCTCTGAACGTATTTGACGATTTCGATTTCTGCGCACTGTATTTCTTCGGCTGCGATCGGCATAGGTGCTTCACTAGAGAAGGTAATTTCTTGCTTCTTCTTTGTCTTTTGGCTCGCTGACAAAAGCTTTGAACGATAGCGTAATATCCATGCGATGTGTTTCTTCAACTTGAACCAGAAAGAGAAATATTGTATCATCTGCTCTATTATGTCTGCGGTGTCACCTGCAGAAGCAGTGAAAGTTTTAGCTTCTCTCTTCAGTTCTGGATCTTCGCAATCAAGCGACGCATGCGACAAGGGTTTCTGAGGCCAGTGATCTTCTGTTTTCCATAGGAAGTCGGGTCCCGCTTTCCATCGGGTGTTGTTGATAAGGGCTCCCGCTGACTGACCTCTTGATACGTCATCCGCCACATTCAGCTGAGTATTCACGTACTTCCATTGGCTTGGCTGAGTTGTTTCACGGATGAGTGCAATCTTGTTCGCGACGAACGTTTTGAATCTTCTATCTTGATTAGAGATGTATGCCAGTACGCAGGTACTGTCAGTCCAATAGAGAACTTCATTGATGGGCAAATCGATTTCTCGCAGAATCATATTGCTTACTCTAGTTGCAGTAGCCGCTGCGGTAAGCTCAAGTCGAGGTACTGTAACCTGCTTCATGGGTGCCAGTCGCGCTTTGCCAAGGACAAACGCACAGTGAATTCGACCTTTGCTGTTTACAAATCGAAGGTACGACACTGCGCCGTATACCATATGCGATGCATCGGAAAAGGTGTGTAGTTGTGTTGAGACAATCTCACCAAAGTCCTTCGGCTTAAAGCAGCGATCAAACTCTAACGACCCCAGCTTGTGCAAGTCTTTCAACCACGATTGCCCGACTTTTGTAGATCTTCTAGGCTTATAACATCATCCCATTCCAGTCCCTTTCTACATAGTTCTTGGAGTAGAGACCTTCCTTGCAGAATGCATGGTGATGCGAACCCCAGTGGGTCGTACAGGGAACTGATTACAGACAAGATTCCACGTCTAGTAGGTGGCCTTTCTCTGACTGAGATTTCAAAACTCAAAGTGTCGGAATGGGCGTCCCAACGGACACCCAATGCCCTCTCAACAGGCAAGCGTTCTAAGTCCAGGGATTTCACCGAACCAGCCCTTTCACTTTCGGGTATCGTTTCGAGAACTCTATGACTGTTCGTAATTCATTTGGTGAGTCTGAATCCACCTTCAGACAGAATTTGACGTAGCTCGGTAGCGAGATGAATAGCTTCCTGTTCGCCGTCAATGGACTTCAAACAGTCATCAACATAAAAGTTTCGTAAGACTGTGTTTACGGCTTCAGTTGAATAatgatctctgttgtcttcAGCACATTTTCTGAGCGCAAAACTGGCGCAACTAGGCAAAGATACGCCTCCAAAAAGGTGGACCTTCATTTGGTACTCTTCGGGTTCTTTGTGGATGTCTCCTTCTGGCCACCACAGATAACGTAGATAATCGCTGTCTTCGGGGGTTACATAGACTTGATAAAACATGGCTTGCACGTCTGCCATCAATGCAATGCTATTCTCTCTGAACCTCATCAGGACTCCAACAAGCGAATTAGCTAGATCAGGTCCTTGCATCAATCTGTTGTTCAACGAAGCGGTTCCATGCTTTGCGTGCGCAGTCAAAAACTACCCGCGTTTTCTCAGGTTTACGAGGATGCATCACAGGATGATGTGGCAGGTACCAGCTGGACCCTGCTTTGCAGCCCACTTTCCCTTTGGGAACTTTCTGGGCATAGCCTTTCACTACAAGGTCCTCCATAAAGTTTGTGTAGTTTTCGTGCAATTTTTCATCTTTGATTAATCGCTTCTTGAGAGATGTCAAACGATTTTCGGCGAGGTCTTTATTGTTGGGTAGGTCTGGTGGATACTTACGCCAAGGTAGCGCAATCTGATAATGTCCGTTGACAATCTTCGCAGAACCCTTCATGATATCGAGAGCTTTCACGTCTTCTTGTGACATTGATCTTTAGTCGTAAACCTTCGTTTCATTGAACTCCATGTCACAGTATCTCCTGAATTGTTCGTTAAGCTGAACATTCGCGTTGATTAGGTTGACTAAGTGGTCTTGCGAAGACGTTTTTCTCCCTAGAGGTCCCTTGATAGTCCATCCAAGCACCGTCTTGATTGCATATGGACCACCCCCTTGACTTTCCCTCACTTGTTTGGGTTCTAACGCTTTGGGAACATCATTCCCGATCAACAGGTCGACTTTGTCAGAATCGATGGAAGGCAGTTTTATACCCTTAAGATATGGCCATTGGTTCACGTCGACTTGAGTTGGAATGTCTTTTGCCGCCACGGGCAATTTTTCACAAGAATAAACACTTGGTAACTCTATTGCGTTCTTCTCTTGAAGGTCGTAGACCACAAGATTCACAACGGTACAGACTGACTGAAAATTGTCATTGTTCATAGTAGTCAGTGACAACGAGGCTTCGTCTCCTTGCACTCCGAGTCGATTGATTAGACGCTTGGTACAGAACGTGGTATTCGACCCAGGATCCAGGAATGCATAAACTTTCACAAGAGATCTGGAATCTTTCGCTTTTACCCGTACAGGAACAATGGGCATCCCAGTGGCTTGTGTCATGCCGGCCCCAGTGGAGCTACACAGACTAACCCGATTGATGCAGCCGTTGTTGGTAGTGACCTGTGCTGGCGTTGGCTCAACGTTGCCTTGCATTTTCTCTCCATCATCCTTTACGTGCAAGAAGGTTGAGTGCTTTCTTCCCACTCTGCAATTCTCCACTTTACAGAAACTTTCTTTAGGGCAAGATTTTGCCATATGACCAATCTGCAGACAGTTGTCACACAGTCCCTTTTCGCGTACAAATTTGAGTCTTTCTTGCGTAGACTTTTCTCTGAAGGCCTTACAACGCGATAGCCAGTGTTGCTGGGTGCACAATATACATTTCCTTCACTAGCATTGCCATGCACTGTTTCACCGTGGGTTGCATAAGACAACTTGGTAGAGGTAAACGTCGGTTTGCGCTTTCTTTCCATCGCGGATGACGTGCTGCGATTTCTAGTCTCCAAAACGCTTCCAGCCAAATTTCCAAACTGGGGGTGATTCGCGGCTCTAGCCCTCTTATCGACAAACTCAGTTACATCTTCAATGGTAATGTCTCTTTTCTGTTCCTCGGTGATACTGTCCGCAATATCACGCCACCTTCGTCTTAACGCAAAGGGCAATTTCTCAACGATTTTTTGTAGAGTGTCCGGGTTGTCCAACTTGTTAAGACAGCCGATTTCCTTCAAAGTGTTTTTACAACTAGTCAGCAGGACCGAATATCTCTGTAAGGCTTGACCATCTTCGGCTTTGATTTGTGGAGCTTTCATGACGCGCTCAGCGTAAGCCGTGCTAATTTTGTAGTTCTGCCCGAACTTGCTCTTTAACAATCCTTTGGCTCTGTCGTAGCCCTCAGTTGGTTCCATTGGTAGACAACTCCGCATAAGTTCTTGAGCGTCACCTGACGTGAACTGAATCAAGTAGTACAGCCTTGCACTAGGACTCTTAGTTTTAGTTTCAATCAAGCTCTCAAACGCCCTTATAAAGGTACAGTATTCAATTGGATCTCCAGAAAAACATGGCACTTCAGTCGGAGGTAGGGTAAGGGCGCTGGCCTGTTCTCGCTGAAGGTCGAGCATGAACTCGTGAAAAGACCTTCCTTCGCCGTCGTCAGCGACTGGTGGCCTGGTACCTTTACCTTGATTGGTGTACTTTATCGTGGTCTGACTGGCGGAACTTGTCACAACACGCTCTGGAGAATCTTGTGACATCTTGCCTTCGGTGTTCTCAGAGTTAATTCCCGTTTCTTGGTGATCAAAAGCTTCTTTCAAAGAGGGCGAGGCTATTCCCTTTATTgaaatttcgttttcttttggcGTTGAATGACGTAATCTCATGTCTGAGGCTTTCGCGCCATCTTCGAATTCCATCTGTCCAGGAATGTTTTGGGCGAGACATTCTGGCGTCGATTGCTGAGGTGAAATTGACAACCGTGAGACTTTGCAGTTTTCGTCGTGATTATTATCACGATTCAAAGACGCGTGTGAAATCATTTCATCTTCCCTCGCTCGGATTTCGAGAAGTTCAGTTTCTAATGTCAACGGTTCCTTTCTGTGCTCTAACTCTAGTCTAGCACGATCTTGCTCCAATTGTGTTTTCCGAATTTCACTTTCAAGCAAACATTCTTCCATTTGTATGGCTTGACGCTTATGTAATGTTGATGTTTCAACGATAAGAGCAGCTCTCGAGCGCTCGCCGGAAATCATGGTGtttgatgattttgaagaaATAGAAGACTGACGCCTTAAACCCTTAGAGTTCCGAGAAGATGGTAAATTACGACGACCAACATTGCTAACAGAGTCCTGAGGTGAAACCCCAACGTCCGACACATAATCGGCAATGGTTTCTTCAATTCTACgtttttcagtatttttccATGCAGTTATATTGTCAAGAAGTCGAGAGACTTTGGCTTCCTCAGAGTCATAATATTCCTTAGATTCATCGATATCAAATTCATCTGTAAGTTCAGCATGATATTTCAAATGCGCAACTCTGAAGGTTTTCATAGCATTATTTAGTGCAACAATTTTCTCGCTCACCTTGTTAATGTTTTTGTAATCAGCCATGAGTTGTTGCACTTCATTTCGTAACTTTGTGACGTTAGCTTTCTTTTCAGCCCGTGTTCTTTTCAGTCGATAAATTCTTTCGGATCTCGCTCCTTGGTTGAGGTACCTTCTGCTTGAACGAGTGATTCGGGGAACATTTGCGGCATCTGAGTAGAGATTTCCGTGTGATTCCATTCTGCGCTGAGGCGAGATACCAAGCAAAGTTGATTCCAGTTGATTGACTGTATTTTAAGAACGCGGCGAAAATATCTTTCGGTTGAACCAAGGTTGAGCTTCTGTCATCGACGATTAGTCAATAGTTTTTGAACTTAATGTAGACTTCAAGCAACCAAACAACAATTTGAACGCACTTTATTATGTATCGTCGAACAAGCATTTCGGTATTGGAGAAATTCAAGTGATCGAGCGGTGATTACGCGTGAGTGGTTCAActaaaagagaaaatttcggTTACAAATAAATCTAGATGAAATGAAAtcagaaaataaattaatactTACAAACTATTGATTGGTACGGAGCCCTATAAGGGACATGCAAGTTATCGACTTGTCAAGATGTCGAAATGTCCAAATGTTGAGCTATTATATGGAGATGTCGAGATGTCCAGATGTCGAGATGTCGAGATGTCGAAATGTCCAAATGTTGAGCTATTATATCGAGATGTCGAGTTTTGGATGTCGAAATGTCGAGATGTCGAGATGTTGAGATGTCGAGATGTCGAAAGAGGTCAAGAATGTTGGCCCAGAACGCTAACAGACCTATTGCAGGCTCATGAAAACGGTGGCCAAAGGAGTCAAAATGGCGAAAAAGGTCTTAACAGTATTTCTTCTCTCAAGCTGCCTTTTCTTTAGGGCACAAGCGGTTCTTGAGAGTTACCTACCTGTCTTAGAACAACAGGCACACACGGATCGTGACCAACTCATAGAAAGGTATTTTAGCCTTGGATTAACGCAGAGTGAAATCTCTGCCTTCCTTGTCCTCTCTCATGGAATCAGGATAAGCGTACGTCAGCTGAAAAGAATATTGCAGAGGCTTGGCTTAAGAAGAAGGGGACATCACACTGACCTTGGTTTGGTCATTAGCGCAATCGAACAAGAACTGGAAGGAAGTGGGAGTTGTATAGGTTATCGGGCAATGTGGCAGCGACTAAGAAATGATCTTGGAATGTTGGTCAGTCGAGAAACAGTGCGGCACGCTTTAAGGATAATAGATCCTGAGGGAGTGTCTGAACGACTAAGACACAGGTTGAGGAGAAGGCAATATAGAGGTAAGGGACCGAACTTCTTGTGGCACATTGACGGTTATGACAAACTTAAACCCTTTGGGTTTTGTGTTCACGGGTGCATAGATGGATTTAGCAGGCGAATTATGTGGCTGGAGGTTGGTTCTACGAATAGCGATTCGCGTGTTgtggcaaattattttgttggcTGCGTTAGACAAGTTGGCGGTACGGCAACAGTAGTGCGAGCTGATTACGGAACAGAAAACGTAAAAGTAGCGGGTATCCAACGTTTTTTTAGGCGTGACTGCAACGATTCTCTGTCAGGTAGCAAAAGCTTCATGTATGGCAAGTCGTCCTCGAATCAGAGAATTGAAGCCTGGTGGGGTCAGCTACGAAGAAATTGTGCGGAGTGGTGGATTAatcacttcaaagatttgagAGATCTCGGCTTGTATTGTGATGGTTATGTCGTGCATGTCGAGTGCTTAAAGTTCTGCTATATGCGTTTGATACGAGACGAGCTTCAAAGAGCTGCTATTCAATGGAA
Above is a window of Montipora capricornis isolate CH-2021 chromosome 6, ASM3666992v2, whole genome shotgun sequence DNA encoding:
- the LOC138053473 gene encoding uncharacterized protein; the protein is MRFRENSIALMADVQAMFYQVYVTPEDSDYLRYLWWPEGDIHKEPEEYQMKVHLFGGVSLPSCASFALRKCAEDNRDHYSTEAVNTVLRNFYVDDCLKSIDGEQEAIHLATELRQILSEGGFRLTK
- the LOC138053476 gene encoding uncharacterized protein; its protein translation is MAKKVLTVFLLSSCLFFRAQAVLESYLPVLEQQAHTDRDQLIERYFSLGLTQSEISAFLVLSHGIRISVRQLKRILQRLGLRRRGHHTDLGLVISAIEQELEGSGSCIGYRAMWQRLRNDLGMLVSRETVRHALRIIDPEGVSERLRHRLRRRQYRGKGPNFLWHIDGYDKLKPFGFCVHGCIDGFSRRIMWLEVGSTNSDSRVVANYFVGCVRQVGGTATVVRADYGTENVKVAGIQRFFRRDCNDSLSGSKSFMYGKSSSNQRIEAWWGQLRRNCAEWWINHFKDLRDLGLYCDGYVVHVECLKFCYMRLIRDELQRAAIQWNLHRIRPSTNPNSPPGRPDTLYFMPSLIGGQIRDCKYPIVDDDIDVAEELCCCDPPPDYLDSFSQLASIIMNEHGLHQPDTPEAEKELYIKLLDAIENI
- the LOC138053475 gene encoding uncharacterized protein → MSQEDVKALDIMKGSAKIVNGHYQIALPWRKYPPDLPNNKDLAENRLTSLKKRLIKDEKLHENYTNFMEDLVVKGYAQKVPKGKVGCKAGSSWYLPHHPVMHPRKPEKTRVVFDCARKAWNRFVEQQIDART